The Pristis pectinata isolate sPriPec2 chromosome 12, sPriPec2.1.pri, whole genome shotgun sequence DNA window TatgttgtagacctgttgcggCAGTAGGCCaactgcagcaggtccaggtccttactcaggcaggagttaattctagctataaccaacctcttgaagcacttcatcacagttgaTGTGAATggcgggcgatagtcattgaggcagctcaccttgctcttcttgggcactagaatgattgctgcccttttgaagcaggtgggaacctcagactccagcagtgagagattgaaaatgtctttgaatactccagccacttgttcggcacaggttttcagtacccgtcCAGGTACACCTTTGGGGCCTGACGCCTCACGAGGGCTCACCCTTTTGTAGGATGTTCGAacatcggcctccaagacagaaaTCGCAGGGTCATGGATGCTGTGCGGagtcacacaggtgtagtgttattctcactttcaaagcgtgcataaaaggcgttgagatcatcagggagtgaagcatcactgccatttatgctgttaggtttcaccttatcggaagtaatggcatgcaaaccctgccacagccgtCGTGCATTTGATTGTGCCTCTCGCTTCAatcggaattgcctttttgctcttgcgatggccttctgtaggtcgtacctggacttcttgtgggATTACAGATCAtcagtcttgaatgccacagatctagccctcagcagactgtgaatctcttggttcatccagggcttctggctttggaaaactcggtatgttcttgaaggcacacactcTTCTGTGaaagtcttgatgaagtcagtgatggctgtggcatattcattcagatccaaggaTAAATCCCTGAATAtcatccagtccactgattcaaagcaatcctgtaaatgttcctccacctcccttgaccataccttcatagTCCATACCACTGGTGCCGCGGTcttgtctctgcctctctgcTGGGAGTAGTACAGTCAGGttattggacttgccaaagtgcgggcgcgGGATGGCACGGcaggtgttcttgatggtggcgtaacagtgatcgagtgtgttggctcctctggtcctgcaggtgacatgttggtagtagttggtcagagacttcttcaagttagtctggttgaagtcccccacgatgaTCAGGAAGTCAACAGGGTgcactgtctcgtgactgttgatcacgagAAATTGCTGAGAGTACTGGACACGTCAAAGCCATGAGGCCAGACAAATTCTCAGTTGTTGTACTGAAGACTggcgctccagaactagctgcacctcaaGCCAAACTGTTCTAGCACAGTCACAGCACAGGTATCCACTCAGCAATGTGGATAACTGCTCAGGTACATCCTGTGCACAAAAAGCAGGGGAAATTGAATTCAGCAAATGAGACACAATCAGTCAatcttaatcatcagcaaagtgatggaagctctcattgacaatgctatcaaATGACACACACCAGTAACCTGCTCACCgatgtccagtttgggttttgctagGACTGCTCTGCTCCAGACTGCATCGCAGTCTTGGTTCAAACTTGGTCCAAAAAGCTGAATACCAGAAATGAAGTGAAAGAGACTGTCCTTGACATTAAGGCGGCACCTGAATGAGAATGGCATCAAAGAAtcctggtaaaactaaagtcaatgggcactaaggaaaacacttcagtggttggagtcatacctgaCAAAAAGGAATATAGTTGTTGTTGTTTAAGGTTAATCATCCCTGgggcaggacatcactgcaggacttTCTTGGGGCAAAGTACTTGTCCcaatcattttcagctgcttcatcaatgatcttccttccatcataagtttAGAAGGAAGAATGTTCACTGATGTTTGCATGACACtcaatttattttgaagtttctcagcaaatgaaacaatccATGCAACACCTggacagcattcaggcatgggctgaaaaCTGGCGCACAACACAATTGTCAGACAGTGACTGTCTCCTACGTCAGAGAGTCTAATCAACTATGATTACCATTCAAAGGCATTCCCATCACTGGGTCCTGAACCGTCAACATCTTGGgcgtcaccattgaccagaataaATACCATGGCTGTAAGGGCAGCTATCagtatcctgtgatgagtgactcagTTCCGGACACCCCATGGCCTTTCCACAATTTACAAGACACAACTCAGGAGTGCAGtggaatgaaaatcaataaaactgcagatgcaggaaatctaagggaaaaaaaaacagaaaatgctggggaaaactcagcaggccaggcagcagctgtgtaaagagaaacagttaacatctgcccacctcaccttctttatttggttccattctccatcttccttttctgccagattccatcatctgcagccatttgttgtctccacctgtcacctcccagcctctgttccgatttctacccttccctcctccgtctaactatcatccctcctcacctggatccacctatcactcgccagctcttgctccaccttttcccctcatctttttatactggctctttcccctctatctttcattcCAGACGaaatgtctcaacccaaaatgttgactgtccatttccttccacagatgctgtctgacccgctgagttcttccagtggtttgtttttttgcttcagttagCATTTCGGGTCTGGGACACTTTGTCAGAGTGAaggaatactctgcacttgctTGAATGACTTCATCAAGAATCTTGGCCagaacaaagcaacccacttataggaccccatcaaccaccctaactACCCAAGTTGCACTCTAGCCTGATATGAAAGTATATTGCTGGTGTTACGTACCggtaacaatagaaacacaacgagtcacgtataagtgttagaatctattttattaatgactacttgtaataataagaaaaataaaaaatgttagatattaaacattaaccccaaaactaaactcgaagtgtgtgtgtggcaaattcccaaacctcaAGTCTAGGAATGGTTCTcagagttcagttcagcaagtcataggGTAGAACactgagcaaaggcttttgcaaaaacaCAGTAGATTGTAGACAGAATGTAGAGAAACTTTACAAAATCCATATGATCCACAGTGGaatccaaacaacacctcagtcaccgatgatctccattttattccaaagtatctgccacaccaaaggcattcgatacgtggtctcccacagaaatacctgcttcccagtacaggttaacaacaaggtagaccccactttgattgctccaaaaatccatacatatctctctgtctctgtctctgtctctgtctctgtctctgtctctgtctctctctctccaattatTCTTGCCGTCTTGGAGataacacacacagacacacacacagacacagacacagacacacacacacacacacacacacaactactctactgtccaggtgccttaaagggacattcaccaaatagcaacctggcttgtaacactGGTCCATCATTGTCACTGGAACTTTTTACTCACTAGCACTGTGAGAGTATTTTCACCAGAAGTACTAAAAGTGTgtcactaccatcttctcaagggcaattaggaatggccttgccagtgaccccTAAACCCCCAAAaacaagcaaaaaaacaaaatgatttcaGGTGAAAAAATGGTTAATAAAACCTAAGAACTTTAAAGGCAAAAAACTAAAGATGCTGTatttctgaaataacagaaaatgttggaaacttccagcacgtcaggcagcatctttggagagagaaaatcaaCTAGTATTTCAAATCAATGACGTTATGTCAGAACCAAacgagaatgaggttgaaaattgCACTGCACATGTATTTTGCATTTTATATTAATGTTGATGTCGtttgaggtgtggggggggggggggtgtgggaggttGCTTTGtactttgtggaaaaaaaatgtcaaggaAATGAAAATCCTGTCCAAAACCGAGGAAGAGAATCTCCCAATGAGCACGAAGGCACCCGGAACTGTGAGCAAAATTGGTCTACCCTGGATTAACCCAATTTTTAGCATTATGGCATTTTTTATGTGAATGAAGTTTCAGCACCATATGTTTGTTGAGTATTAATTCTGCGCACCAACAAACATAATATATTTGTAATAATTTCAACAGAGAGTCACAAAACTGTCCACACGATGTTTAATTAAGTATCCAGTGCACACTAATTCAAATGGAAGTGGCAAGGCTAAGCAAATATGTATCAATTTTGCATTAAACTGTAAAAGTATACAAGGAATGCAAGGAATGTGCGTCCTCGGGAGGATGGTGGCAGAAAAGAATAATAGGGAGATTCTGCGACAGGGAATTGTAGCAAAGATTAAATGGCATACCAGGCAAAGAGGGGTGAAAATGGAAGAAGAAAAAAGTCTAATGGAAGCAGTTGGAGAATcatttctgaaattgttgaactcagtcCTAAATCCAGAGGTCACAATATGCTGAATCAAAAGATATATTTCTTGAGCTTACTTTGAACTTCAATGAAACAGTGCTGGAGAGCAGAGGCTGAGGTAGGAGTGGAGATTAAGGTGCCAgaggctcagggtcacccttgcaaaATCAATGGATGGATGTCACAAAGTGATCACTTCTTCAGTCTTTGATCCCCCTAAtatggagggaagggggtggtgatggggggggggttaCATTGTGAGCAACAAAGAGTTTGAAAGGGGAGATATTGCTTTGCAGTTAGACCCTGTAGAAAGGGGAGATTGCGTTGGAGGCACATGAGTAGTGGACAATGTTGTTAATAAAGGGTCTTTCTGGGATGCTGAAAGGGACAAGGAAGGGAAGAATCATGGTGAATGTGGTAGAGATAGCAAGGGTGATCCATTGGGACGGTTGTAAGGAGAGTCCAAGGACAAGTTCTTTCGAGGTTCAGGGTGGGAAAGAAAAGTCTGAAGgtttaatacaagagggcatggctttaaagtaatgggtgggaagttcaagggagatatcagagggaggtttttcacccagagagtggttggggtgtggaatatgctgcctggggtagtggtggaggcagatacattggtcaagtgcaagagattgttagataagcatatggaggaatttaaaatagggggatatgtgggaggaaggggttagatagtcttaggtgtggtttaaaggtcggcacaacatggtgggccgaagggcctgtattgtgctgtattattctatggtgctatggtttaaggGCAGGAGTTTCATTCTGGTTTTGCTTTTACTctgaagcaacacaaaaggcgctggaggaattcagcgggtcaggcagcatctatggagggaaatggaatttTGCTTTTACTCTTTTTGGAATGTTCGCAAGTTTAAGAATATTCGTGTTAGTAACGAAATGTGAAAACAGCACGACAGCAATGGTAAACGGACGTCGCTTGTAATGTAAGCAACATTCCCGTGGTATTGTGATTGACAATATTGGGGGGACACGTAATCGAACCGCAAGAGGACGCTGTCTAGCGCTTCCGCAATCCATCCTTTACATTGCTTTATTAATCATCGTGCTCATTAGGCCACTGTGGGGCGTTTGGTTCTGGAAGCTTTAAAGACTTCAAATGGTGTACCTTCAGGAAACCGTCTACGTGTAGTATTCAGTCGGTGCATTCTCAGGTATTATTTATTGCTCTTTTTAAATAGGAAGATGCTTTAAACTGTGTTCTGATGCGTAGTTTCAAAGTAAAATCTATTTTATTTCCCCTGGTTTGCTGAAGATAAATATATCAGAATCTTACAACGAACAGTTTAAAGTTTCTTGTTAATTGAAATGACTTGGTTTACGTGCTTCGTAGGCCAACAGGGGTGATGTATTAGCCTATTGTCCAAATTAAACATTGAGTTATTTTAAGCCTAATCATGTAAAATGAATTGGAAGATACATATGATAAGATTGTactcactgcaattttttttagtgGAAGGATCTACGTGGATACTTTAAAATTACGTTGATAGTTGACTGCACAATTGTTTAACCTTATAGTATTCAGTAGGCCTGCAGCCAATGCATAAACTACACTTTTGTTGACGCCTTGAGAGACTTGTTTTTGAGAATCTTGGAATATTATTTGTAATTCAGGATTGAGAGAGAGCAACATGGTCAAATATAGGCAGCTGCTCAGGCCAGTGCATTTAATTTCCATATATTGAAAACAAAGAACACGGTTGAATCCTAATTAAGCGCCTCCCTAATACTTTCTAAACAATTCTGCATGGATGAGATTATATTTAATGCTGCAAATTGGAAATGAGAACGCAAGGAAGGAGATCAGTTGTGTTTAATCTCATCTCAATTGTATATGTCAGAGTAGTGGGATTTTCTTGCGTATGATTGTCATATGCAATGAACAGTGAATTGTGTTGTAACATGTGCTTTTTCCTGGTTTCTCTTGTAGGGAAGAACGGTGCTTttcttttcccccctctcatGCGAATCTTGTCCAGCCTGTGGTTCACGCTGCACTGGTGACCGTGTGCGTGAGTGCACGCAGCTGTCTGTCTCCGAGCCCCGGGACCAGGCGATGGGACGCATGCGTCGGGCACCCGCGCTCCGCTCCGGGCCGTGTGACTGAGCGAGCCTCCATTTGATTGACAGTTGGAGGGCTAGGCGCGGGCACGGAGCGACGCTCGCTCCCCGCTGCGTCACCCTGCCCCCCCCtcaccccgcccctccccccaatcacccccccctcccccctcccccccgcacccCAGCATTGCCCCGCCAGCAACATGGCGGCGCTCAGCCCGGAGCCCGGAGCCGCAGCGGGGTTACGAGCCGGCGCCCAGCTCTCCGTCACTGTGGAACACGTCGTCAGCGGCACCTTAGTGGTGTCCACCAACTTcggaggcagcagcttcaccgGGATCCTGATAGACATGGCCAAGAAGTAagtcctctgccctccccaccccccagctcccacccctccctctcccgtcAATGCACACATTTTATTTAGATGTAAAACAACTCGAGTTTGAAGCCACCCACGCTCTACAGCAAGCACTAGGCCTTTCAGCACAAGGGAGATGGGTAATTGGCGTTGGATCAAACACGATCTGCGATGACTCTGCTTTACAAAATTTGAGGAATTAATTCTTTGAGTGACCTAGTTCATAATAGCTGCAACTGTTCAATGTTACCATTCTGTATGGGCATCATGTTGTTGGCACTCTGATTGAATCCCATATTTTAGATGTCATCTAATCAAGAACaatcttgggggaaaaaaaaagctgaagaaatGTACTTTTTGCACCatcacctttttttaaatttcaaaatgatCCTTGGTATATTCGTGCCTGTTTGCCAGTTTAGGGCACTGAACACTAAACTTGTTTTTCTATTAAATCATGTCATATCTTCAATTCAAAGCAGCAGATTTCTTTAAACAGTTGATATACTGCAAATTACAGAAACTGTCTGAGTTGCCATGCACTGAATTTTGACCCTGTTATCTCTAATAAAAATGCATGCATAATTGGTGGCTCTTTCACTTGATGGAAGAGATCCCTGAATTCAAATTTTATGTTGTCCTTTAATTGGACTGTCAGGAATGCCCAAACCAAAAATCACGTTGGAAGTCATAAGATAAATATTCTAAGCATGTATTTTCTTTTGTAACAAAACCATGATTGGAATTTTGTTCTCATTGGCTGAATGCTATCTGTTCCAACTGGATCATGGATAGCTATGCCTGATTAGATGCTCTTCAGAGGTGTTAACATCCTATTGCTCTTTAAAGTCTGTTAATTGAATGAGGTTTTTTTTGGCTTATCGTTTTACACCCAATACATTCTTTCAGAAGCTGCAAACAAAAGTACTGGCTCAACTGAACAAGGATTTAGATTGTTACTGTTGGTGCTTTCAGTATACTTCATAAAAATTGAGGGTAGAACGTATTGTCTGAAGTACTTCAGTTCCCTTGCACAGTACAAATGGTTCTTCACTATCAAACTGGTTTGATTTGGTGCTTGTACTTGAAGGGGACTTTTAGTTTTGCATGTCATGAGGCACAATATGTACTTGCTCTACCATTTTTGAAGTTTTCAGGGTTGTGTGATGGGGGTAGTAATTACCTCCATTGCATTCTGCTTCACACTGGTGAAGATGGTTGTTTTGCGTCAGGCCTCTTGTTGTCCTTTCTGAGGCACTCCTTTCTAAAACAGAGAAAATGAGGGCAAAATAAAATCCAAATCTAGAGCTTCCATTGCTGTGGAGCAGGTGCAGTGCAGTTGCAACCCTTTTCCCTGGTGAGTCTATGCCATTAAAATGAAATACAACCCCTAGGTTCTATATCAATTTGTGCAGGGCTGATGTTGACTAATGTGGCAACAGGAAAATTGTTAggcattaaaataaacaagttTCAGTTCCTTGATTTGTTAGTGGAGATCATTGTGAAGATACTCTGCTGCCCATAAGTGATCTGTGGCGTGACTGTCTCGTGCCCttcacccacctcaccccacctccacaGGTGAGAAGCTTATTCAGAAGTCACATAAGAACCATCCTCTTGCTCCAGAAGTCACATAAGAACCATCTTCTTGCCTCAGAATAACCAAAACTGTTAAATTGATAGGATTTTTGCAGCTACTTGCATTGACTTGGTTCATTTCTAGGCAATCACCTGTGCAATTTGCATTTGATATTGCTTGGGACCATTAAACTACAAGAAATGATCTTTGCATTGCAATGCAAATTGTATATGCCAATGAAATGGTGTAAAATTCTTTAATTGTTAACTATCACAGACAGGACTTTGAAATAATATACTCGCAAGTGTTGCTTGGTCACTTTCAGCTTCCTCATTGTATTGTAGGGAAGTTTAAGAaagcattgtatttttttttctaatttaaaagaaaattcgcTCGTAGTCTGCTCTATGAATATACTGATTGGCTATGTTTAATTTAGAAATAGAAGTATCTAATCATGTGATAAGtaatatgtaaaataattaaatgtgcCATCATATCTTTTAATTCAAATTTCTGCACTGCATATGTTTTCTAGTTCTGCTTTGTTTTAATCTCTCtccaactgaaaataaaaattgaaccATTAATGTGAATTTAGGGAATCAAGACTGCAGAGCCATTTTCAGTGACAAGATTCCACAGAATCTGGCATTCTAATTATAACTAGCACAAACCTTTATAATTAGATACTATTTAAAATTTCAACCATTTAATATGGGCATTTTCTTACAGCTGTGCTAGTAATGAATTACACAAAGTGTACGTTTGCTTTTTATTCTGTCAGTGTAACTATTAACTCTTTGTTTCTTGAATACTTGTGTTCACCAGGTCTGGTTTGTATGGTTTGCTACCAAACCAGTTTCCTGTAGAATCGTGCACCAGTGAAGTCCTTGATGGGAAAGAACAGTCAATCTGTCAGACTGAGTCTCAGCTCTGCAACTTGCAGCATCCCAAGATGTCAAACAGAGAACAAGTTTCACCTCTTCAGCCATTACCAAAAACTGTGCCTTGTTTTCCACCTTATTGTGAAGGTGTACCTCTGCCACAACCTTTGGTATTGAGACAGACGTACAATCAGTGGGTTCCCCAGCCACCACCTCGGACAATCAAACGCACAAAAAGACGTCTGTCAAGGAATCGTGATCCTGGTAAGCTTATAATGAGCACCATTAGATTGCGACCTAGGCAGGTACTGTGTGAGAAATGCAAAAACACACTAAAtcgggaggaggaggatgatgacaAAGATAAACACAGCAATAAGAATGAGAAAAAGACTAGTGTGGAAGAAAATGAAAAGAGGAAACCTGAGGTAATGTGCTGtgaaaataggaaaataaaaaaggaaaagaaagatgataaattttccagtgagatGGTGCATCGAAGCCCAGTGATTAAAATATCATACAGCACTCCTCAAGGGAAAGGGAAGGTTGTGAAAATTCCATCACGGGTGCATGGCTCAGTTGAGCCATTTTGTCCTAAACGGTTAATGCAAAATGAAAGTGTGGACCAGGACAAGAACACACATTGTAATGAGATGGAGGTTCTTCCAGAAAAGTCATTTTCTAGTCCATCTGGAACCATTCCAAAGCTAAAACTAACTAGGCCTTTGCATTCCATGGCAGACATCCCACCACCTAGAATTCGATTAAAACCTCATCGGCTCAGTAACGGGGACAGTGTTGCAATTTATAAGGCTGAGCTTGTAGATAATATAAATAGTGAAGTGCAACCTACAAGGAGGTCAGATAGTGGTACACTTCATTCTGAAGAATCCACAGGAAAGAGTTCAGTGGAGACATCAGGGAGTTCTGGAGAGGAGGACCAATGGAGGTACAAAAGGAGTCGTCGAAGCAAGGATCAAGATGATTTGACTGTATATTTAAGTTATAGGAAAAAAAGAGCAGATTCATCAAGTCTATCAGTCTGTAGTAATGATAGTCTAGATGAATCAAAATCTTCTAGTTCAGAAATAACTTCACCAGAAATATGTGATTTTGCACCTGGAGATGATGCATCTGTGTCATCTTCTTCCAAAGAAGAAAAGACTGTGCCACCCTTAACTGTGAGACTTCATACCAAAACTGTCACAAAATGTGTAACAACCGAAGGCAGGACTATATCTGTTGGAGATATTGTATGGGGGAAAATTCACGGCTTTCCTTGGTGGCCTGCGCGCATTCTTGGCATTAGTGTTAACAAGAAAGAAAATGGGACTCCAGTGTGGCAGGAAGCCAGAGTGTCTTGGTTTGGATCACCTACCACATCGCTGCTTTCTGTGTCAAAGGTCTCCCCATTTTTGGAGTATTTTAAGTTGAGGTTTAACAGAAAGAAGAAAGGAGTGTACCGCAG harbors:
- the pwwp2b gene encoding PWWP domain-containing protein 2B, which gives rise to MAALSPEPGAAAGLRAGAQLSVTVEHVVSGTLVVSTNFGGSSFTGILIDMAKKSGLYGLLPNQFPVESCTSEVLDGKEQSICQTESQLCNLQHPKMSNREQVSPLQPLPKTVPCFPPYCEGVPLPQPLVLRQTYNQWVPQPPPRTIKRTKRRLSRNRDPGKLIMSTIRLRPRQVLCEKCKNTLNREEEDDDKDKHSNKNEKKTSVEENEKRKPEVMCCENRKIKKEKKDDKFSSEMVHRSPVIKISYSTPQGKGKVVKIPSRVHGSVEPFCPKRLMQNESVDQDKNTHCNEMEVLPEKSFSSPSGTIPKLKLTRPLHSMADIPPPRIRLKPHRLSNGDSVAIYKAELVDNINSEVQPTRRSDSGTLHSEESTGKSSVETSGSSGEEDQWRYKRSRRSKDQDDLTVYLSYRKKRADSSSLSVCSNDSLDESKSSSSEITSPEICDFAPGDDASVSSSSKEEKTVPPLTVRLHTKTVTKCVTTEGRTISVGDIVWGKIHGFPWWPARILGISVNKKENGTPVWQEARVSWFGSPTTSLLSVSKVSPFLEYFKLRFNRKKKGVYRRAITEAAKAADHLTPEIRSLLSQYET